The following coding sequences lie in one uncultured Mailhella sp. genomic window:
- a CDS encoding MucR family transcriptional regulator: protein MEDYLKHAIELVKAQASVRVMSEDEMAEMISSLANKLKKLDCCEETEEACPAAEAPAIDPKRSIKEKSIVCLECGKTFKVITKKHLILHGLDAASYRAKWGFKKGTPLTCKELQRARRQKMKDMKLWEKRAMAREAAAK, encoded by the coding sequence ACAGGCGTCCGTCCGTGTCATGTCCGAAGATGAAATGGCGGAAATGATTTCTTCGCTGGCGAACAAGCTCAAGAAGCTCGACTGCTGCGAAGAGACTGAGGAAGCCTGCCCCGCTGCGGAAGCTCCCGCCATTGATCCCAAGCGCTCCATCAAGGAAAAGAGCATCGTCTGCCTTGAGTGCGGCAAGACCTTCAAGGTCATTACCAAGAAGCATCTTATTCTCCACGGTCTTGACGCCGCTTCCTATCGCGCGAAATGGGGCTTCAAGAAGGGAACGCCTCTCACCTGCAAGGAACTGCAGCGTGCCCGTCGTCAGAAGATGAAGGACATGAAGCTTTGGGAAAAGCGCGCCATGGCTCGAGAAGCGGCGGCGAAGTAG